A genomic segment from Halobellus litoreus encodes:
- a CDS encoding PH domain-containing protein, which yields MRILRMFGSVEIRSWHLCGIVAGGVGGTTPTLTRNKENIHSDIVSAVSMAPDQSTAAQFDWISLDDDEEVVWADTPHESSLVPALVVGVPLAIVLVGIPIIVAAYLHRENTEYVVTNRALYRKSGIISRNVQRVDLGKVQNTTYSQGFFGQRFGYGTVEVSTAGGSGVELTFDSISDPKRVQELINTQTKDDGSDRPDDKAAVLDEILTELRAIRVAVEAPEQEEAGTSEEL from the coding sequence GTGCGGATCCTCCGGATGTTTGGCTCTGTTGAAATTCGGAGTTGGCATCTTTGTGGCATCGTTGCCGGTGGTGTCGGCGGAACCACGCCGACACTCACTCGTAATAAGGAAAATATTCATTCCGATATCGTGTCTGCAGTCAGTATGGCACCGGATCAATCGACGGCAGCCCAATTCGACTGGATTTCACTCGATGACGACGAAGAGGTCGTGTGGGCTGATACGCCCCACGAGAGTAGTCTCGTCCCAGCCCTCGTTGTGGGTGTTCCACTTGCAATCGTACTCGTTGGAATTCCCATCATCGTCGCCGCGTATCTTCACCGGGAGAACACCGAGTACGTCGTGACCAATCGGGCGCTTTACCGGAAAAGCGGTATCATCTCACGGAACGTCCAGCGCGTTGACCTCGGAAAGGTCCAGAATACGACGTACTCGCAGGGGTTCTTCGGTCAGCGTTTCGGGTACGGGACCGTCGAGGTGTCGACCGCCGGGGGGTCGGGCGTCGAACTCACGTTCGACTCGATTTCGGACCCGAAGCGAGTACAGGAACTCATCAACACGCAGACGAAAGACGATGGCTCCGACCGTCCCGACGACAAAGCCGCTGTTCTCGACGAAATCCTGACCGAACTGCGAGCGATCAGGGTCGCCGTGGAAGCACCTGAGCAGGAAGAAGCCGGAACCTCTGAGGAGTTATGA
- a CDS encoding PH domain-containing protein — protein MTGDWLTLDAGETVAWDGQPKRTTALPGVGTGIALLVGAAWLVTVRNEFILGILLGIAGVTVGSWAYLSVINTEYVLSDRAVYTKRGVIGIRISESSVSNVQNSAFSQDALGSVFGYGTVTLEIAGGDDIQFRRIEEPETVRRLVDHTTGEEIPGSLEQWRAVLDEVRALRQAVESQAS, from the coding sequence ATGACTGGTGACTGGCTGACGCTCGATGCGGGTGAAACCGTTGCGTGGGACGGACAGCCGAAACGCACGACCGCACTGCCGGGCGTCGGGACGGGAATAGCGCTTCTCGTCGGTGCGGCGTGGCTCGTCACCGTGCGGAACGAGTTCATCTTGGGGATCCTCCTCGGAATCGCTGGTGTCACCGTCGGATCCTGGGCGTACCTCAGCGTGATAAACACCGAGTACGTCCTTTCTGATCGAGCAGTGTACACGAAACGAGGGGTAATCGGGATTCGGATCTCGGAGTCGTCGGTCTCGAACGTTCAAAATTCCGCGTTCTCGCAAGACGCACTCGGTTCCGTTTTCGGATACGGCACTGTCACGCTCGAGATCGCGGGCGGGGACGATATCCAGTTCCGGCGGATCGAGGAGCCCGAGACTGTCCGTCGCCTCGTTGATCACACAACGGGTGAGGAAATCCCGGGGAGTCTCGAACAGTGGCGTGCGGTACTAGACGAAGTGCGAGCGCTTCGGCAGGCGGTCGAGTCACAGGCCTCCTAG
- a CDS encoding CPBP family intramembrane glutamic endopeptidase, translating into MATVDPQSSTNLDPPIAIGAFVVGTLILSWVISFVLITDTVPVYTTLLLMLTPATVALVIRRARGHSVLRTVSSSLRGSTGRSLLFAVVYPVGFIGIAALLALTTGLGTYQAGPENIVVLALRQGGVFLLVVFLFESLIRMYGEEFGWRGYLLPELTARWGRVRATAAVGIVWALFHSAFLYNAGVAIGVANPLLITAVQAVAVFTISFPFSYAYYLTDESVFPVMMLHLIWNVLNPWILGDIYANVEGLVAGQIFVVNGEGLVGVVIGLIALGGFIILFRRGTFID; encoded by the coding sequence ATGGCTACAGTCGACCCACAATCTTCGACGAACCTCGATCCTCCGATTGCGATTGGAGCGTTCGTCGTCGGGACGCTGATTCTGAGTTGGGTGATTTCGTTCGTGCTGATCACTGATACGGTCCCGGTGTACACTACCCTGTTGTTGATGCTCACTCCAGCGACTGTTGCGCTCGTTATCCGGCGGGCTCGGGGCCACTCGGTGTTGCGAACGGTCAGTTCTTCACTTCGAGGGTCGACGGGTCGCTCGCTCCTTTTTGCCGTGGTCTATCCGGTCGGATTCATCGGGATCGCAGCACTGCTGGCGCTAACGACGGGTCTCGGGACGTATCAAGCCGGACCAGAGAATATTGTCGTGCTCGCGCTTCGACAGGGTGGCGTCTTCTTGTTGGTCGTCTTTTTATTCGAGTCGCTAATTCGGATGTACGGTGAAGAGTTCGGGTGGCGCGGATACTTGCTTCCGGAGCTCACGGCGCGGTGGGGGCGGGTCAGGGCGACGGCTGCTGTCGGTATCGTTTGGGCCTTGTTCCACTCGGCGTTTCTTTATAACGCAGGGGTAGCGATTGGCGTCGCAAACCCACTCCTGATTACCGCGGTGCAGGCGGTTGCCGTATTCACCATCTCGTTTCCGTTCTCGTACGCGTACTATCTCACTGATGAGAGTGTGTTTCCAGTGATGATGTTGCACCTGATCTGGAACGTTCTCAACCCCTGGATCCTCGGAGATATTTACGCAAATGTTGAAGGATTGGTGGCCGGCCAAATCTTCGTCGTTAATGGGGAGGGACTCGTCGGGGTCGTTATCGGACTGATCGCACTCGGTGGATTCATTATTCTCTTCCGACGCGGGACTTTCATCGACTGA
- a CDS encoding HEAT repeat domain-containing protein: protein MSEPDQPITPDHLTDFLEEGAHEETVACLGRLGAADAETRKRALRAVRNAAEEPPRSFGVLAGPLSTFLTDDDRAVRLTTAKLFVTLAQSDPAAVLPAVDALAERLADDEEFYYVRARCAEALGYVAVDSPGEVTDPGTLADLRIGLSFDEPEVKEKLAKTLAYVALGDPSRLRHQIDSLAEHLDDDNELVRYHLCTALVVVGCEHPANLGEAAEPLQRRLGDANPYVWGRAVEAFGLLAASEAGIGSEPDPDGIENGDEPTTFLDLHHQFEVMEIIETLREESDITVVVVLHDIQQAARIADEMVALKQGAIQARGAPEEVVTAELLADVFEIDAEVDLTARGPRIEPLRPCHDDDGRNRPTDRVTPSDDVGD, encoded by the coding sequence ATGAGTGAACCAGACCAGCCGATAACGCCAGACCACCTGACTGACTTCCTCGAGGAAGGGGCCCACGAGGAGACAGTGGCGTGTCTCGGCCGGCTCGGCGCGGCCGATGCCGAGACGCGAAAGCGCGCGCTGCGAGCGGTTCGGAACGCCGCTGAAGAACCGCCACGCTCTTTCGGGGTTCTCGCCGGCCCGCTCTCGACGTTTCTGACCGACGACGACCGCGCTGTCAGGCTGACGACCGCGAAACTGTTCGTTACGCTGGCTCAATCCGATCCGGCGGCCGTCCTGCCCGCTGTCGACGCGCTCGCCGAGCGTCTCGCCGACGACGAGGAGTTCTACTACGTCCGAGCCCGCTGTGCCGAAGCACTGGGGTACGTCGCGGTCGACTCACCGGGGGAAGTTACTGACCCTGGGACGTTGGCAGACCTCCGCATCGGACTGTCGTTCGACGAACCCGAGGTCAAAGAGAAACTCGCGAAGACGCTGGCGTACGTCGCACTCGGCGATCCGAGTCGGCTTCGCCACCAGATCGACTCGCTGGCCGAACACCTCGACGACGACAACGAGCTCGTCCGGTATCACCTCTGTACGGCACTGGTGGTCGTCGGGTGCGAGCACCCAGCGAATCTGGGGGAGGCAGCGGAACCGCTCCAGAGGCGGCTCGGTGACGCAAACCCGTACGTCTGGGGGCGGGCGGTCGAAGCGTTTGGACTACTCGCAGCGTCCGAGGCCGGCATCGGGTCAGAACCTGACCCCGACGGTATCGAGAACGGCGACGAGCCGACGACGTTCCTCGATCTGCACCACCAGTTCGAAGTGATGGAGATCATCGAGACCCTGCGCGAGGAAAGCGACATCACTGTAGTGGTCGTCCTCCACGACATCCAACAGGCGGCGCGGATCGCCGACGAGATGGTCGCGCTCAAGCAGGGCGCGATCCAGGCTCGGGGTGCGCCCGAGGAGGTTGTCACTGCGGAGTTGCTCGCGGACGTGTTCGAGATCGACGCCGAGGTCGACCTGACAGCACGCGGTCCACGGATCGAACCGCTCCGGCCGTGCCACGACGATGACGGGCGGAACCGACCGACCGACCGCGTCACTCCGAGCGACGACGTAGGCGACTGA
- the metE gene encoding 5-methyltetrahydropteroyltriglutamate--homocysteine S-methyltransferase, which produces MPTTTNLGFPRIGAHRELKRAVEGYWNGERSKQDLLAEGAELRERHWRKQDDLGLDFVPANDFSYYDQVLDTCAMVGAVPDRFPWDGDTVDLDTYFAMARGLQEKDLEGEGSGVQAMEMTKWFDTNYHYLVPEFASDTEFSLSSTKVIDEYEEAAALGIDTRPVLIGPVSFLLLGKSQEEDFDALDLLDDLLPVYGELLQELDDAGAEAVQIDEPTLVADRSDEERAAYTAAYETLADAADLDLHIATYFGSLAENLPTALGLPVESLHLDLVRGEGQLDEALDHGVPDDLSLSLGLVDGRNVWRADLDSLLETVETAIDALGSDRVIVGPSCSLLHVPVDLGAEPALDDEEKLWLAFATQKIEEIVALADRAAGNTEDTETIFERSRRAIEARADSEWINDPAVQRRVDGIDDGMVRRDSDRDTRRALQRDALDLPELPTTTIGSFPQTDEVRETRAAYKEGEISRAEYEAFIEGRIDDAIEQQEEIGLDVLVHGESERGDMVEYFGRQLDGFLFTENAWVQSYGSRCVRPPIIAGDVSRPEPMTVRWLSYANEQTDELVKGMLTGPVTILQWSFVRDDQPRAETCRQIALAIRDEVLDLEAAGIQAIQIDEPAFREGLPLRERQWEGYLDWAVECFRLASCGVADETGIHTHMCYAEFEDIIGAIVDMDADVITIEASRSKMELLDSFDDFEYPSDIGPGVYDIHSPRVPSVEEIETLIHKALDVLDREQLWVNPDCGLKTRRWVEVEPSLENMVQAAENVRESSPE; this is translated from the coding sequence ATGCCGACGACAACCAACCTCGGATTCCCACGGATCGGCGCGCACCGCGAACTCAAGCGGGCCGTTGAGGGGTACTGGAACGGCGAGCGCTCGAAACAGGACCTCCTCGCGGAGGGAGCGGAACTCCGCGAGAGGCACTGGCGGAAACAGGACGACCTCGGGCTCGATTTCGTGCCCGCCAACGACTTCTCGTACTACGATCAGGTGCTCGACACCTGCGCGATGGTGGGGGCCGTGCCGGATCGCTTCCCCTGGGACGGCGACACGGTAGACCTCGACACCTACTTCGCGATGGCCCGCGGCCTCCAGGAAAAGGACCTGGAAGGTGAGGGCTCCGGCGTACAAGCGATGGAGATGACAAAGTGGTTCGACACGAACTACCACTACCTCGTCCCGGAGTTCGCCAGCGATACGGAGTTTTCGCTCTCCTCGACGAAAGTGATCGACGAGTACGAGGAGGCTGCGGCACTCGGGATCGACACGCGGCCGGTCCTGATCGGGCCGGTGTCGTTCCTGCTGCTCGGAAAGAGCCAGGAGGAGGACTTCGACGCGCTCGATCTGCTCGACGACCTGCTCCCGGTCTACGGGGAACTACTGCAGGAGCTCGACGACGCCGGGGCCGAAGCGGTGCAGATCGACGAGCCGACCCTCGTGGCCGACCGTTCCGACGAGGAACGGGCGGCTTACACCGCGGCCTACGAGACGCTCGCCGACGCCGCCGACCTGGATCTGCATATCGCCACCTACTTCGGGTCGCTGGCGGAGAACCTCCCGACCGCTCTCGGCCTCCCGGTCGAGTCTCTGCACCTCGATCTCGTTCGAGGCGAGGGACAGCTGGACGAGGCGCTCGATCACGGCGTCCCCGACGATCTGTCGCTCTCGCTGGGCCTCGTCGACGGTCGCAACGTCTGGCGAGCGGACCTCGACAGCCTGCTGGAGACGGTAGAGACCGCCATCGACGCTCTCGGATCCGACCGCGTCATCGTGGGGCCGTCGTGTTCGCTGCTCCACGTTCCGGTCGACCTCGGCGCCGAGCCGGCACTCGACGACGAGGAGAAACTGTGGCTCGCGTTCGCCACGCAGAAAATCGAGGAGATCGTGGCGCTGGCCGACCGCGCGGCCGGAAACACCGAGGACACCGAGACGATATTCGAACGGAGCCGCCGCGCGATCGAGGCACGAGCCGACTCCGAGTGGATCAACGATCCCGCCGTCCAGCGCCGCGTCGACGGCATCGACGACGGGATGGTCCGACGCGACTCCGACCGCGACACCCGGCGGGCACTCCAGCGCGACGCGTTGGACCTGCCGGAGCTTCCGACCACGACCATCGGCTCGTTTCCGCAGACCGACGAAGTTCGGGAGACGCGGGCCGCGTACAAGGAAGGAGAGATCTCCCGAGCGGAGTACGAGGCGTTCATCGAAGGTCGGATCGACGACGCGATCGAGCAACAGGAGGAGATCGGCCTCGACGTGCTCGTGCACGGCGAGAGCGAACGCGGGGATATGGTGGAGTACTTCGGTCGCCAGCTCGACGGATTCCTCTTCACCGAGAACGCCTGGGTGCAGAGCTACGGCAGCCGCTGCGTTCGACCGCCCATCATCGCCGGCGACGTGAGCCGTCCGGAGCCGATGACCGTCCGCTGGCTCTCCTACGCGAACGAGCAGACCGACGAGCTCGTGAAGGGGATGCTGACCGGCCCGGTGACGATCCTGCAGTGGTCTTTCGTCCGCGACGACCAGCCGCGCGCCGAGACGTGCCGCCAGATCGCGCTCGCCATCCGCGACGAGGTGCTCGACCTCGAAGCCGCCGGGATCCAGGCCATCCAGATCGACGAACCGGCCTTCCGTGAAGGGCTGCCGCTGCGCGAGCGTCAGTGGGAAGGGTATCTCGACTGGGCCGTGGAGTGCTTCCGGCTCGCCTCCTGTGGCGTCGCGGACGAGACGGGAATTCACACGCATATGTGCTACGCGGAGTTCGAAGACATCATCGGGGCGATCGTCGATATGGACGCCGACGTGATCACCATCGAAGCGTCCCGCTCGAAGATGGAGCTGCTCGACTCCTTCGACGACTTCGAGTACCCGAGCGACATCGGGCCGGGAGTCTACGACATCCACTCCCCACGCGTTCCGTCGGTCGAGGAGATAGAGACGCTCATCCACAAGGCCTTGGACGTACTCGACAGAGAACAGCTGTGGGTCAATCCGGACTGCGGCCTCAAGACGCGCCGATGGGTCGAGGTCGAACCGTCGCTCGAGAATATGGTCCAGGCCGCCGAGAACGTTCGCGAGTCGAGCCCGGAGTGA